In Citrus sinensis cultivar Valencia sweet orange chromosome 3, DVS_A1.0, whole genome shotgun sequence, the sequence AATCATCAACCATTATTCCTTCAACTACTTCACTTCcctgaaaattataaacaaagtCGTTCGTTAGAGATTTATCTAGCTAAAAGAAGTGAGCAGAGCTGgacaataaatacttttagATCCCCTTTATTATTCACTTACTGTATTTTGTGACAATACATGGTGTACATCTGCTTCCTTCCACAATCTACTGCGTTTTCCAGGCTCGTCGGGGGATTGTCTCCTAACAATTTGGTGACCCATTTCTTGTATCAAATCATGCACCCACAATCTGTTATTGTCATGTACTgttaataaagatttttctaTAAGAACTTCTATTCCAATGACTGGGGAAAAACCACATCCCTCTAGAATTTTCGATACATAATCTCTAGTCTTCCATTTAAAGAAACATGCAATATcgagaaatattttcttctccaattCTTGTAGTCCGTCAAAACTTATTTGAAGTATACTCATAATCTCATTGGGAGGCTCTATTTGTAGCCTTTCCAAGGTGCTTCTCCATTGATCCACGGATCTACCATTCAAAAAGGAACCCAAAACTTCGAGAGCTAACGGAAGACCACCGGCATACCGTAGAACACGTTCAGACAGCTGCACACATTCTTCAAGAGGCTTTTGGATTTTAAAAGCTTTCATGTTGAAAAGTTGAAGAGCTTCATCGTTATTTAGTACATCAAGGTCAAGAATATGCTCTTCATCCATTCCATGTGTCTTTAATAGATGTTCATCTCGCGATGTTACGATGATCCTGCTGCCAGAACCAAACCACTCACGCTTTCCAGCTAAATATTCTAATTGCTTTATGTCAACCACATCATCGATAACAAGAAGAACCTTTTTGTGTTGCAGCCTGCTTCCTAAAATGTTGATGCCATCATCGACATTCCATATGGTATTATCTTCAAGTTTTAACATTTGGAAAAGGAGTTGCCTTTGAAAAGCGATTACACTaccttctttttcaaatttttctctaatatCGGCAAGAAAACTACTCCCTTCAAATTCATGAGAGATCAAGTCATAAACAACTCTTGCAAGAGTGGTCTTACCTAAGCCTCCCATACCACAAATCCCTATCATACGAACATCATCATTAGGCCCTTTGTTCAAAAGAGACCTCAGTTCTTCCAAACGTGAATCTATTCCCACTAGCTTCTTAAGAGTCTCtgattttaaaggaattttaatTGATATCGCCTTGACAATATCCCAAATAAATTCCGACTCATTCCTGCAGttaaagaacaaagaaagaacAGTATGGTTAAATTACAGTGAGTCTGAATGTGGTATCAAATAAGTTTAGTAATAgaaaaaacccaaaatatgtaatattcgtttgaaaaaattgaagtaatgTAAGATGTTGTTACATATGGCTAATCTTTAGATGCGTTCATGGAAATATCTGCATCCATCTATACCACTTTTGTTTGCAAATATTCGTATATGGAGCGATTATTCAATTAGTACACATCATATCGTACacatattgaataaaagtTGTTTAATTGACAACAGTATGCTGATTAAAGCTATTTCAAATGATctacataataataagaatggcTACCTGTACTCTTTCAATTCCCAGCCAGAAATATTAGCCACCTCTTTCAAAGCGTCTCTCCAATTTTTCACCTTTTCTAGATTCTCCCTATAAGCTTCTTCATGTTTAGAAAAAGCTTCTCGAAAACTTCCCGTTTGTTTCCTTACCACAGTGGGTTCAACATCatagaaaattggaaaaacCATTTGTTGATGATCGTTTTTGTTCTTGCATTGAACAATCTTAACAAGTTCATCCAAGCACCAAGTGGAGGAAGCATAGTTTTGAgagaaaacaataattgaaattctaGAATCTTCAATTGCCTTAAGAAGTCCAGGTGAAATGGATGCTCCTCTCTCAAGTTCTTTGTCATCCTTGAATACATAAATTCCTTTTCCATTCAAAGCAGCATAGAGATGACTTATGAAGCTTTTACGGGTGTCTGCTCCTCTAAAGCTTAAGAAGGCATCATATGGCCAATGAGGCACATTTTGTATGCTCGATGAAGCCATcacaatattaatttgttctgaaaattttgaaaaaaaaaagaaatgattgcCTAGGAACAATACTATGTAAACAACAAAATTCATCTAGAGTCATGGATTATCTCAAAGAGTCAAAGTCGTATACACTAGCTTAGGGAGTGTTTGGTGCACTACATTATATCGCAGTACTATGTTTTAGTGTAGTATGTACAATagtgtttatttaaatattttatactaatattattgtcaaaatttattatttgacaaataaaatttaaaaatttattaataaataatacttaattatattgCTTGAGCTTTATTGCGTAGCAATATTACATTAACCTTTAAAACAGTGCCATATTTAGTGCGGTATATGCATGATCTtgtttatctaaattttttataacattattttattaaatttattggttaaattcattattaaaataaaaaattcattaaggaAGTATTACTATTTCTATTTCAGTAAATTATAAATCTCtctaaaaaaagtaaattataaatgtgttaagtaataaaataattgattgaaattatttttacataataaaagtaaaataataaaaatgattttatctcataaaagtaaaaaagtatgtaattatttgtattaaattcatattatttggatttatttatatttaattttattatttgatttaaatattttatttaaattttggtaaAATGACACTTAAACCCCAAGATTTGGAAAAATTGGTCGTGTAGACACCatattttcaataagaaacactaaggtggcgtttgattttttatctgaaatctaAATAGATCTGAATtaatctgaattctgaatagatctgaatgtctgaatctgaataatatgtttgtttttttgtctgaatctcagaaaataagtattaagttgtttattttttttaacttaaaaagctgaaaatatgtatttttacatttgtatccttattaaatttgaatgtcaaataaataataaattaaataccacaatattttaacatttataagtaaaactatattcgagtgaatacataattattttagaattttaatatataaaataccataaattttaaattttatcgaatataatataagaaagaaaaaataaggatatttttatgtggggtaaatgtctatgggtgagtttgggatatacatgaaaaataaattataaagcaaggatatttttgacattagcaagtaattgacttaattcaaatttctccattaagtaaaaagccaaaaaaattggcttattttattaagtcaaaattatctaaaaagtctcattaagttataaaaacaaacacctctaattaacttaattaattaagttaagtcactttaagtcattaagttaaaaaacaaacgccacctcaaatctgaataatatgtttgttttttcgtctgaatctcagaaaataagtattaagttgtttgttttttcaacttaaaaagctaaaaatatgtacttttacatttgtatccttattaaatttaaatgtcaaataaataatatattaaataccacaatattttaacatttataagtaaaactatatttaagtgaatacataattattttagaattttaatatataaaataccataaattttaaattttatcgtatataatataagaaagaaaaaataaggatatttttatgtggggtaaatgtcTATGAGTGAgtttgggatagacatgaaaaataaattataaagcaaggatatttttgacattagcaagtaattgacttaattcaaatttctcaattaagtaaaaagccaaaaaaattggcttattttattaagtcaaaattatctaaaaagtctcattaagttataaaaacaaacacctctaattaacttaattaattaagttaagtcactttaagtcattaagttaaaaaacaaacaccacCTAAAATCCTCTTTTGACTATGATATCATTTAGCTTTGataactcaaaaaaataatttcagtgttttataattaatataaatatgatagtaaataaatgtaacaatatctattaaaaaatatttgtaataaata encodes:
- the LOC107175105 gene encoding TMV resistance protein N-like isoform X8 — its product is MASSSIQNVPHWPYDAFLSFRGADTRKSFISHLYAALNGKGIYVFKDDKELERGASISPGLLKAIEDSRISIIVFSQNYASSTWCLDELVKIVQCKNKNDHQQMVFPIFYDVEPTVVRKQTGSFREAFSKHEEAYRENLEKVKNWRDALKEVANISGWELKEYRNESEFIWDIVKAISIKIPLKSETLKKLVGIDSRLEELRSLLNKGPNDDVRMIGICGMGGLGKTTLARVVYDLISHEFEGSSFLADIREKFEKEGSVIAFQRQLLFQMLKLEDNTIWNVDDGINILGSRLQHKKVLLVIDDVVDIKQLEYLAGKREWFGSGSRIIVTSRDEHLLKTHGMDEEHILDLDVLNNDEALQLFNMKAFKIQKPLEECVQLSERVLRYAGGLPLALEVLGSFLNGRSVDQWRSTLERLQIEPPNEIMSILQISFDGLQELEKKIFLDIACFFKWKTRDYVSKILEGCGFSPVIGIEVLIEKSLLTVHDNNRLWVHDLIQEMGHQIVRRQSPDEPGKRSRLWKEADVHHVLSQNTGSEVVEGIMVDDYFFRGNDVHLSAKAFSLMTNLRLLKISNVQIPEGLEYLSNKLRLLDWHRYPLKSLPSNLQLDKIVEFKMCYSRIEELWKGLKQPLNMLRVMKLSHSENLIKTPDFTEVPNLEEFDLEGCTKLREIHPSLMLHNKLILLNLKGCTSLTTLPSGIFMESLKTLVLSGCSKLKKFPDIVMRGMGDLTELFLDGTSIAEVPSSIELLTGLELLNLNNCRSLVRLPSSINGLKSLKTLNLSGCFKLENVPETLGQVESLEELDISGTAIRQPPSSIFLMKNLKELSCRGCKGSPSSASWFLRFSINLMRWSSDPVALSLPSSLSGLCSLTELDISDCNLGEGAIPSSIGDLCSLKWLFLSGNNFFTLPASIYCLSSLLDIDLEECKMLQNLPRLPASIHSISLDGCVSLETLSDVLNLNEHQLPHLRLQCVGCLKLAGNYDLALSLLKEYVENSEVSLSLSPVLTLSLKLMQYMLCLFILFIYSLFFSVGLQNMLLSEKYTKHVITI
- the LOC107175105 gene encoding TMV resistance protein N-like isoform X9; translation: MASSSIQNVPHWPYDAFLSFRGADTRKSFISHLYAALNGKGIYVFKDDKELERGASISPGLLKAIEDSRISIIVFSQNYASSTWCLDELVKIVQCKNKNDHQQMVFPIFYDVEPTVVRKQTGSFREAFSKHEEAYRENLEKVKNWRDALKEVANISGWELKEYRNESEFIWDIVKAISIKIPLKSETLKKLVGIDSRLEELRSLLNKGPNDDVRMIGICGMGGLGKTTLARVVYDLISHEFEGSSFLADIREKFEKEGSVIAFQRQLLFQMLKLEDNTIWNVDDGINILGSRLQHKKVLLVIDDVVDIKQLEYLAGKREWFGSGSRIIVTSRDEHLLKTHGMDEEHILDLDVLNNDEALQLFNMKAFKIQKPLEECVQLSERVLRYAGGLPLALEVLGSFLNGRSVDQWRSTLERLQIEPPNEIMSILQISFDGLQELEKKIFLDIACFFKWKTRDYVSKILEGCGFSPVIGIEVLIEKSLLTVHDNNRLWVHDLIQEMGHQIVRRQSPDEPGKRSRLWKEADVHHVLSQNTGSEVVEGIMVDDYFFRGNDVHLSAKAFSLMTNLRLLKISNVQIPEGLEYLSNKLRLLDWHRYPLKSLPSNLQLDKIVEFKMCYSRIEELWKGLKQPLNMLRVMKLSHSENLIKTPDFTEVPNLEEFDLEGCTKLREIHPSLMLHNKLILLNLKGCTSLTTLPSGIFMESLKTLVLSGCSKLKKFPDIVMRGMGDLTELFLDGTSIAEVPSSIELLTGLELLNLNNCRSLVRLPSSINGLKSLKTLNLSGCFKLENVPETLGQVESLEELDISGTAIRQPPSSIFLMKNLKELSCRGCKGSPSSASWFLRFSINLMRWSSDPVALSLPSSLSGLCSLTELDISDCNLGEGAIPSSIGDLCSLKWLFLSGNNFFTLPASIYCLSSLLDIDLEECKMLQNLPRLPASIHSISLDGCVSLETLSDVLNLNEHQLPHLRLQCVGCLKLAGNYDLALSLLKEYVENSENMLLSEKYTKHVITI